Proteins encoded in a region of the bacterium genome:
- a CDS encoding phosphatidylserine decarboxylase: MRIHSTRASITVACLVGLLGAGGALAEECTKPPRQPATEKLTAMVNSDTNLKYDLSQSIAMGQVVNGDPMTNPVASLEDYYDFIDALVTYNPQNIKTGLFKGQIRVGMDGANYCNWNILDLLSYSYFLVDRQLTTDPRGQIQFKNARFSEWMRSIAQSWGEYLETPPSAKYVPDFRNDPYFGDWYCPKEPYPTFQLFFIRELCRKRDKFPNGSRPVEGYDDPLTVVSIGDSTSAGWWPISDDGKLVTTYDGVAQSGRLIKGKLYSDVHEFVAGESDEAVLAEFGSIDASVFNGGTWTHQFLNVNNYHRLHVPVAGKLVYMKHIQAGVRMKSGWKAPLAPGEVGYYDPRDTADWQFGQTRLVLGIETPAHGIVIAAPMGRAQVSGSDLRDWVQEGAMAKKGWEFANCAFGGSDFVVIFEKRAQFTLTVP, translated from the coding sequence ATGCGTATCCACTCAACCCGAGCCTCTATCACCGTCGCCTGTCTGGTGGGGCTCCTGGGTGCCGGGGGAGCTCTTGCCGAGGAGTGCACGAAGCCGCCGCGGCAGCCGGCGACCGAGAAGCTGACTGCCATGGTGAACTCGGACACAAATCTCAAATACGACCTGTCGCAGTCGATCGCCATGGGCCAGGTCGTCAACGGCGATCCGATGACCAATCCGGTGGCGAGCCTCGAGGACTACTACGATTTCATCGATGCGCTGGTGACCTACAACCCGCAGAACATCAAGACCGGGCTGTTCAAGGGGCAGATTCGCGTCGGCATGGACGGAGCTAACTACTGCAACTGGAACATCCTCGACCTGCTTTCCTACAGCTACTTCCTGGTCGACCGGCAGCTGACCACCGATCCGCGCGGCCAGATCCAGTTCAAGAACGCCAGGTTCTCGGAGTGGATGCGGTCGATTGCGCAATCCTGGGGCGAGTACCTAGAGACGCCGCCATCGGCGAAGTACGTTCCGGACTTCAGAAACGACCCGTACTTTGGCGACTGGTACTGTCCGAAAGAGCCCTATCCGACGTTCCAGCTGTTCTTCATCCGCGAGCTGTGCAGGAAGCGGGACAAGTTTCCGAACGGCTCGCGTCCGGTGGAGGGCTACGACGATCCGCTGACCGTGGTGTCGATCGGAGACTCGACCTCCGCCGGCTGGTGGCCGATCAGCGACGACGGCAAGCTGGTGACGACCTATGACGGCGTCGCCCAGTCTGGGCGCTTGATCAAGGGCAAGCTCTACAGCGACGTCCACGAGTTCGTCGCCGGCGAGTCGGACGAGGCCGTGCTGGCCGAGTTCGGCTCGATCGACGCGAGCGTCTTCAACGGCGGTACCTGGACCCATCAGTTCCTGAACGTTAACAACTACCACCGGCTGCACGTGCCCGTGGCAGGAAAGCTCGTGTATATGAAGCACATCCAGGCCGGCGTGCGGATGAAGTCAGGCTGGAAGGCGCCCCTGGCGCCGGGTGAGGTGGGCTACTACGACCCGCGCGACACGGCCGACTGGCAGTTCGGGCAGACCCGGCTGGTGCTGGGGATCGAGACCCCGGCGCACGGCATCGTGATCGCAGCGCCGATGGGGAGGGCCCAGGTGTCGGGTAGCGACCTGCGCGACTGGGTGCAGGAGGGCGCGATGGCCAAGAAGGGCTGGGAGTTCGCCAACTGCGCCTTCGGTGGCTCCGATTTCGTGGTGATATTTGAGAAGAGAGCGCAGTTCACCCTGACGGTGCCTC